A stretch of the Enterobacter mori genome encodes the following:
- a CDS encoding respiratory chain complex I subunit 1 family protein, translating to MSLLLAILQALVLFAAAPLLSGVSRVARARMHNRRGPGVLQEYRDLFKLLSRQSVAPDAAGWVFRLTPFVMVGVMLTIATALPVVTVASPLPALGDLITLIYLFAIARFFFAIAGLDTGSPFTGIGASREAMLGVLVEPILLLGLWVAAQVAGSTHISFITDTVYHWPVARSIPLVLALCACAFATFIEMGKLPFDLAEAEQELQEGPLTEYSGYGFAVLKWGISLKQLVVLQMFVGVFFPWGQMTHFSAGGLVLAAVVAALKLLVGVLVIALFENSMARLRFVETSRITWAGFGFAFLAFVSLLVA from the coding sequence ATGAGTTTGTTACTGGCCATTCTTCAGGCGCTGGTGCTGTTCGCCGCTGCGCCGCTGCTTTCCGGGGTGAGCCGCGTGGCGCGCGCCCGGATGCACAACCGCCGCGGACCTGGGGTGCTTCAGGAGTACCGCGATCTCTTCAAGCTGCTTTCTCGTCAGAGCGTGGCCCCGGATGCCGCAGGCTGGGTCTTCCGCCTGACCCCGTTCGTGATGGTGGGCGTGATGCTGACCATTGCCACCGCGCTGCCGGTGGTCACGGTGGCATCGCCGCTGCCTGCGCTCGGCGATCTGATTACGCTGATTTACCTCTTCGCCATCGCCCGCTTCTTCTTTGCGATTGCGGGCCTGGACACCGGTAGCCCGTTTACCGGCATCGGTGCCAGCCGCGAGGCGATGCTGGGCGTGCTGGTTGAGCCCATCCTGCTGCTGGGGCTGTGGGTCGCCGCGCAGGTCGCCGGTTCAACCCATATCAGTTTTATCACCGACACCGTTTATCACTGGCCTGTGGCGCGCTCGATCCCACTGGTGCTGGCGCTCTGCGCCTGCGCGTTCGCCACCTTTATTGAGATGGGCAAACTGCCGTTCGATCTGGCGGAAGCCGAGCAGGAGCTGCAGGAAGGGCCGCTCACCGAATACAGCGGCTACGGCTTTGCGGTGCTGAAGTGGGGCATCAGCCTCAAACAGCTGGTGGTGCTGCAGATGTTTGTCGGCGTCTTCTTCCCGTGGGGGCAGATGACGCACTTCTCCGCGGGCGGCCTGGTGCTGGCGGCTGTTGTTGCCGCCCTCAAGCTGCTGGTCGGCGTGCTGGTGATTGCCCTGTTTGAAAACAGCATGGCTCGCCTGCGTTTTGTGGAAACGTCACGCATCACCTGGGCCGGTTTTGGTTTTGCATTTTTAGCGTTCGTCTCCTTGCTGGTGGCGTGA